A genomic segment from Nicotiana tabacum cultivar K326 chromosome 7, ASM71507v2, whole genome shotgun sequence encodes:
- the LOC107815572 gene encoding uncharacterized protein C594.04c has protein sequence MATHSNVKNALIAFVAPLPSLLFYLSFLCNYHENQHPLYNWCYHHPLLFANLLFFLNVNVLFWLIGLLLSSHWMIDLYWTVIPVMLVHFYANHPLAQYNVWRSNVVIILTWIWSIRLTHNYFRRENWQWGHRQDWRFTDMSHQFGKNWWWISFFAVYLSQQVFLMGICLPMYVVHSEDKPWNIWDFIAVFICLSAIIIAYYADTQLHDFVSRNQKLKELGEPMVPNLDEGLWRYSRHPNYFGEQLWWWGLVVFALNLGQAWTFVGALTNSMCLAHVTGLVENRMLKQAYRAEAYNLYQRTTSVWIPWFKSSSKGKDKKT, from the exons ATGGCTACTCATAGCAATGTGAAGAATGCGTTGATTGCATTTGTTGCTCCACTTCCCTCCCTACTCTTCTACCTCTCTTTCCTTTGCAATTACCATGAGAATCAGCATCCACTTTACAATTGGTGCTATCACCACCCTCTTCTTTTTGCTAATCTCTTGTTTTTCCTCAATGTCAATGTCCTCTTCTGGCTCATTGGTCTTCTCCTCTCTAGCCACTGG ATGATAGATTTATACTGGACAGTGATTCCAGTAATGCTGGTGCATTTCTATGCAAATCATCCGTTGGCACAGTACAATGTTTGGAGGTCCAATGTGGTTATAATCTTGACTTGGATTTGGAGTATAAGACTTACGCATAACTACTTCCGGCGTGAGAATTGGCAGTGGGGACACAGGCAAGATTGGAGATTTACAGATATGAGCCATCAGTTTGGCAAAAACTGGTGGTGGATCTCTTTCTTTGCTGTTTATCTCTCTCAGCAG GTTTTTCTAATGGGTATATGCCTACCTATGTATGTGGTCCACTCCGAAGACAAGCCATGGAATATCTGGGATTTCATTGCCGTATTCATCTGCTTGTCTGCCATCATAATCGCCTATTATGCGGATACACAGCTCCACGATTTTGTGAGCAGAAATCAGAAACTAAAAGAGCTTGGCGAGCCAATGGTTCCCAATCTTGACGAAGGCCTCTGGAGGTATTCACGACATCCAAATTATTTCGGGGAGCAGTTATGGTGGTGGGGACTCGTCGTATTTGCCTTGAACTTGGGTCAGGCTTGGACCTTTGTCGGTGCACTAACTAATAGCATGTGCCTGGCACATGTCACTGGGCTTGTTGAGAATAGGATGCTTAAGCAAGCCTACAGAGCTGAAGCATATAATCTCTACCAGAGGACTACATCTGTGTGGATACCATGGTTCAAGTCATCCTcaaaaggaaaagataagaaaACTTGA